Part of the Mariprofundus sp. NF genome is shown below.
CCGCATAACCGACAGCAGCCGGATCACCCGGGCCGTTGGAGAGGAAGATACCATCAGGATTCATGGCCAGAATATCCTCCGCAGAGGTCTGGGCAGGAACCATACTTACCTTCAGTCCACGATCAGCCAGTTTACGGTAGATATTACGTTTGCAGCCGAAATCAAAAGCGACCACATGTTTGTCTGTTGCAGGAGAGGTGAACGCAGCTGCTTCCAGATCATAGCTGCCACCCTGCTGCCACTGACTCACCGCATCACAGCTCACCTGACCAACCAGATCACGACCCTCAAGGCCATCCCAGCCATTGGCCATCGCCACAGCATCAGCATCAGACATACCATCGGATGCAATCACACCATTCTGGGCACCATTGTCACGCAGGTGACGAACCAGAGCACGGGTGTCGATATCAGCAATACCAACGATACCCTTCTCCATTAACCAGCTGTTAAAATCATGTTCGGCACGGTAGTTGGAGGTAGTCCGGGATGGTGCACGTACAATACAGCCGCGCACAGAAACGCCATCAGACTCCATATCAGAATCGTTGATACCAACATTGCCAATGTGGGGGTAAGTAAACGTAATAATTTGATCGGTATAGGATGGATCAGTAAGAATTTCCTGATAACCCGTCATCGAAGTATTAAAACATACCTCTCCAACTGTATTGCCTGTCGCACCGAATGCTTCACCGCGAAAAACTCGTCCATCTGCCAGTGCCAGAATCGCCTTTGCCATTGCTAAAACCACCTCACTGTTAAGCCCGCCGCAGGGTACAAAAAATCGAAATCAAAGTCGAGCCAAACTGCCATCACCTTACGCCAGCGGTGAGAAGAGCATGTCGAAATCTTCCGGTGTCCACAACGCCCGATGCTCGCCCTTGTTGGCATGAAGCCCTTCAGCCAGTTGCCGTTTCCTATCCTGAAGTTCGAGAATCTTCTCCTCCACCGTACCCTCGGTGATCAATTTATAGACAAATACGGCTTTATCCTGCCCGATTCGGTGTGCACGATCGGTCGCCTGCGCTTCAGCAGCAGGATTCCACCACGGATCATAATGGATCAC
Proteins encoded:
- the carA gene encoding glutamine-hydrolyzing carbamoyl-phosphate synthase small subunit — its product is MAKAILALADGRVFRGEAFGATGNTVGEVCFNTSMTGYQEILTDPSYTDQIITFTYPHIGNVGINDSDMESDGVSVRGCIVRAPSRTTSNYRAEHDFNSWLMEKGIVGIADIDTRALVRHLRDNGAQNGVIASDGMSDADAVAMANGWDGLEGRDLVGQVSCDAVSQWQQGGSYDLEAAAFTSPATDKHVVAFDFGCKRNIYRKLADRGLKVSMVPAQTSAEDILAMNPDGIFLSNGPGDPAAVGYAVEEIRKLLDSDVPIFGICMGHQLLSQALGLSTFKLKFGHRGGNHPVKDETTGKIEITSQNHGFAVADDNVPDSVEITHRSLFDGTVEGLRVKGKPIFSVQYHPEASPGPQDADYLFDRFADLIR